From the genome of Uranotaenia lowii strain MFRU-FL chromosome 1, ASM2978415v1, whole genome shotgun sequence, one region includes:
- the LOC129738101 gene encoding uncharacterized protein LOC129738101 — MATTATTSSSSKNPPLRNLQTKVKALMEMFKSITTFASTLGEVTSVQQINVRMDKLDELWDRMNDTLMDVEMHEEYSSKENTCSNIRQDFTSKYYNAKASMLERIKELEASTSVLHSTRIMDSSMQPTIEHVRLPQIKLQTFDGNIDQWLSFRDLYLSLIHTKADLPEIEKFHYLKGCLAGEARALIDPLSLTRANYPVAWDILMTRYNDSKVLKRRQVGNLFKLPKVSKESASDLQTLLEGFERVVQTLDQLVKPEEYKDLLLSEMLCSRLDPITRRAWEEHSANQNQDKVIDLTQFLQTRVKILSSLPSKPFENKQEVFQWSKKHVSRTSHAAAQMTVGSCIACPESHLLYTCPTFLKLNASARDKLLRQNSLCRNCFRRGHQASDCRSNQVCRKCRGKHHTLVCFRDDSAGNSYTRPSQPFASAINSNPSASATTSAVNSGSVSSNMARNHSSTVLLATAVVLVEDDAGKVFQARALLDSGSECNFMTEGLCQLMKVSRKRSNISVLGIGQSNTTVKHQVSAVVRSRTSNFSQPMDFLLLPKVTADLPTTNVAVSSWQFPQGVELADPAFFKSTSLDMVLGIQHFFAFFPSQTKIPLGEGLPMLIESVFGWLVTGSVESQASSSRIICNTVSKVDLDELLTRFWSCEEIGSPNNYSPEEQRCEAQFALTKCRSSTGRYTVTLPKDEKVLANIGESREMALRRLQSQERRLEKDPELRQHYQGFMEEYLELGHMRRANVGPEKRFYLPHHPVIKQASTTTKVRVVFDASAKSSSGISLNEALLVGPVIQDELRALILRSRMKQIMVVADIEKMFRQIGIHEADMPWQSILWRADPKKEVETFELATVTYGTKPAPFLATRTLKQLATDEHHRFPAASRALEEDVYMDDVITGTDLEEDAIKLCGDLIKLTNSGGFRLRKFASNSTAALREVDPDDQALQQTEEINLDPDPAVKTLGLVWQPRTDYFRFNFTIEEVPTDERLSKRKILSAIAMLFDPLGLVGAVTASAKMFMQRLWRLQDDGGRLGWDNPVPINVEQEWRNFYRQLPVLNDLKIQRCAIIPNAIQVELHLFSDASERAYGACAYIRSVDVEGKFLVCLLASKSKVAPLKCQSIPRLELCGALLAAELSNKVRTAIKLELEMHFWTDSTCVLQWLKAIPATWSTFVANRVAKIQTLTENYSWRHVPGLQNPADLISRGMDPEQIEGCNLWWKGPEWLGHYNFPEQPRSLESQLAEEEVRHSAHPATSCVTHFGDEYVGKFSCFTQIIRSTAYWMRLMRILRKSEPNPSSLLTVEELKEAEFVIIRRIQQESFLAEWNALTKNEAVHRGSPLRWFTLRISSDGLIRVGGRLGRSLESEDTKHPIVLPARHPFTTLLFKHYHIKLLHAGSQLLLSTVRLKYWPLGGRNVPRQVVHNCMKCFRSKPTPIEQFMGELPQARVTIARAFLRTGVDYFGPVFIRPAPRKPAVKAYVAVFICLCTKAVHLELVSDLSTERFIQALRRFTGRRGHCSDIFSDNGTNFVGARNYLKELTKLLRSKQHQEAVSKQCANDRIQWHFIPPAAPHFGGLWEAAVRSAKKHLLKVLGEFAVSFEDMTTLLVQVENCLNSRPITALTDDPDNLEPLTPGHFLIGEPFQQLPERDYSEVPINRLNNIHGLQKRLQLFWDRWRVEYLTQLQGRFKRWRSPIEIKVGQLVIIKDDNVAPSRWKMGRVEQVYPGADGVVRVVTLKTVTGSSTRPVEKLCLLPAAYQPALNQANVLEGQIDQ, encoded by the coding sequence ATGGCCACGACTGCTACCACGAGTTCTTCGTCGAAGAACCCACCACTGCGGAATCTCCAAACGAAGGTGAAGGCGTTGATGGAGATGTTTAAATCGATTACCACTTTTGCGAGCACTTTGGGTGAAGTTACTTCGGTTCAGCAAATAAACGTTAGAATGGATAAGTTAGACGAGCtgtgggatcgaatgaacgaCACCTTGATGGATGTTGAGATGCACGAAGAATACTCATCGAAGGAAAATACGTGTTCCAATATTAGGCAAGACTTCACTTCCAAATACTATAATGCTAAGGCATCTATGTTGGAACGTATTAAGGAATTGGAAGCCAGCACCAGCGTCTTACACTCTACCAGAATCATGGATTCATCGATGCAACCAACCATCGAGCACGTCAGGTTGCCGCAGATAAAACTACAAACCTTTGACGGCAATATCGACCAGTGGCTGAGTTTTCGGGACCTCTACCTATCACTTATTCACACCAAGGCCGACCTACCGGAAATAGAGAAATTTCATTACCTGAAAGGATGTCTCGCGGGAGAAGCAAGGGCTCTCATTGATCCATTGTCACTTACAAGGGCAAACTATCCAGTGGCATGGGACATTTTGATGACCAGGTATAACGACAGCAAGGTGTTAAAGCGCAGGCAGGTTGGGAACCTGTTCAAACTACCAAAGGTGTCTAAGGAGTCGGCATCTGACCTACAAACTTTGCTAGAGGGGTTCGAACGCGTCGTACAAACCTTGGATCAGTTAGTAAAGCCGGAAGAATACAAGGACCTTCTGTTATCAGAAATGTTGTGCTCCAGGTTAGATCCCATCACACGCCGTGCGTGGGAAGAGCATAGCGCCAACCAGAACCAAGACAAGGTGATAGATCTGACCCAATTTCTACAAACCCGTGTGAAAATATTATCGTCGCTCCCATCGAAGCCGTTCGAAAACAAACAAGAGGTCTTCCAATGGTCGAAGAAACACGTTTCCCGAACGAGTCACGCTGCAGCTCAGATGACGGTCGGAAGCTGCATTGCCTGCCCGGAATCCCATTTGCTGTACACATGCCCTACGTTCCTGAAGTTGAATGCTTCCGCTCGAGACAAGCTGCTGCGACAAAATTCCCTCTGTAGAAACTGTTTTCGGCGTGGCCATCAAGCTTCGGACTGCAGATCGAACCAGGTTTGTCGTAAATgcagaggaaaacaccatacgCTAGTCTGCTTTCGCGACGACAGTGCAGGAAACAGCTATACTCGTCCATCGCAACCTTTCGCATCTGCTATCAACAGTAATCCATCCGCATCAGCAACCACCTCAGCCGTCAATTCAGGATCCGTTTCATCGAACATGGCAAGAAATCATTCCTCAACCGTTCTGCTAGCTACAGCTGTCGTCTTAGTGGAAGACGATGCAGGAAAGGTGTTCCAGGCAAGAGCTCTATTGGATTCGGGCTCTGAGTGCAACTTCATGACAGAAGGACTCTGCCAGCTTATGAAGGTGTCTCGAAAACGGTCGAACATTTCTGTTCTTGGAATAGGTCAATCAAATACCACGGTCAAGCATCAGGTGTCAGCGGTCGTACGGTCAAGAACATCGAACTTTTCTCAGCCAATGGATTTCTTGTTATTACCCAAGGTTACCGCGGATCTGCCGACAACAAACGTGGCAGTCTCTTCGTGGCAATTCCCGCAGGGCGTGGAACTAGCAGATCCAGCGTTTTTCAAATCAACATCATTGGATATGGTGCTAGGAATACAGCACTTCTTTGCATTTTTTCCGAGTCAGACCAAAATTCCGTTGGGCGAAGGTTTACCCATGCTGATTGAATCAGTGTTTGGCTGGTTGGTGACAGGTTCGGTAGAAAGTCAAGCTTCTTCGTCACGCATCATCTGTAATACGGTTTCCAAGGTGGATCTGGATGAACTTCTAACTCGTTTTTGGTCTTGTGAGGAGATAGGGTCTCCAAACAATTATTCCCCGGAAGAGCAACGCTGCGAGGCGCAGTTTGCTCTAACCAAGTGCAGAAGTTCTACTGGGCGATACACCGTTACACTACCGAAGGACGAGAAGGTGTTGGCAAACATTGGCGAATCACGGGAGATGGCTCTCCGTCGACTTCAATCCCAGGAACGTAGATTGGAAAAGGACCCAGAACTACGTCAACACTACCAAGGTTTTATGGAGGAATACTTGGAGCTTGGACACATGCGCAGGGCGAATGTGGGTCCAGAAAAGCGGTTTTATCTTCCTCATCATCCAGTTATCAAACAGGCTAGCACAACCACCAAGGTACGAGTTGTGTTCGACGCATCGGCTAAAAGTAGCAGCGGCATATCCCTAAATGAGGCGTTATTGGTTGGACCCGTAATCCAGGACGAGCTTCGTGCTCTCATACTGCGTAGTCGGATGAAACAAATCATGGTAGTtgcggatattgaaaaaatgttcagacaGATCGGAATTCACGAAGCGGACATGCCTTGGCAAAGCATCCTGTGGAGAGCAGACCCTAAAAAGGAGGTGGAAACTTTTGAATTGGCTACCGTAACGTATGGTACGAAACCGGCGCCATTCTTAGCGACCAGAACACTAAAACAACTAGCCACCGACGAACATCATCGATTCCCAGCAGCATCAAGGGCCTTAGAAGAAGATGTTTACATGGACGATGTAATCACGGGTACGGATTTGGAAGAAGATGCTATCAAATTATGTGGTGATCTCATCAAATTAACCAATAGTGGTGGCTTTCGTCTAAGGAAGTTTGCATCTAACTCAACAGCGGCCCTGAGAGAGGTTGATCCAGATGATCAAGCCCTACAGCAAACCGAAGAGATCAACTTAGACCCAGACCCAGCGGTGAAAACTTTAGGACTTGTATGGCAGCCACGCACCGATTATTTCCGGTTCAATTTCACCATTGAAGAAGTTCCCACGGATGAACGGTTATCCAAACGAAAGATCCTGTCAGCTATTGCTATGCTGTTTGATCCTCTAGGACTCGTTGGAGCAGTTACAGCAAGTGCAAAAATGTTTATGCAACGTTTGTGGCGTCTACAGGATGACGGTGGAAGATTGGGCTGGGATAACCCAGTGCCGATTAACGTAGAACAGGAATGGCGGAATTTCTATCGTCAACTACCAGTCCTCAACGATCTGAAAATTCAACGATGTGCAATCATTCCTAATGCAATTCAGGTGGAATTACATTTGTTCTCGGATGCATCGGAGCGCGCTTATGGAGCATGCGCATATATAAGAAGTGTCGACGTCGAAGGAAAGTTTCTCGTGTGTCTGCTAGCATCGAAATCGAAGGTGGCACCGTTAAAATGCCAATCTATTCCGAGACTTGAGCTCTGTGGAGCGCTTTTGGCAGCGGAATTATCCAACAAGGTCCGGACAGCAATAAAACTGGAGCTTGAAATGCACTTTTGGACGGATTCAACTTGTGTTCTTCAATGGTTGAAGGCAATCCCAGCGACATGGTCAACATTCGTTGCCAACCGTGTTGCGAAAATACAAACACTCACCGAAAACTATTCATGGAGACATGTTCCTGGCTTGCAGAATCCAGCAGACCTCATCTCACGCGGTATGGACCCAGAACAGATAGAGGGATGCAATCTTTGGTGGAAGGGCCCTGAATGGTTAGGGCATTATAATTTCCCGGAGCAGCCAAGAAGCTTGGAGTCACAATTAGCCGAAGAGGAAGTTCGACATTCCGCTCACCCAGCCACCAGTTGTGTAACACATTTTGGCGACGAGTATGTGGGAAAATTCTCGTGCTTTACCCAAATTATACGCAGTACCGCTTACTGGATGCGGCTTATGCGTATTCTGAGAAAATCGGAACCAAACCCTAGCAGTTTACTGACAGTCGAGGAATTGAAAGAAGCAGAATTTGTCATTATCCGCCGTATACAACAAGAGTCGTTTCTTGCTGAGTGGAACGCCTTAACTAAAAACGAAGCTGTTCATCGAGGTTCACCGCTGAGATGGTTCACCCTGCGAATATCGTCGGACGGACTGATTCGCGTTGGAGGAAGATTAGGCAGATCTTTGGAATCGGAGGATACGAAGCACCCGATAGTGTTACCAGCAAGACACCCGTTTACAACGCTGTTATTTAAACATTACCACATCAAACTTCTACACGCTGGTTCGCAATTATTACTTAGTACAGTAAGGTTGAAGTATTGGCCACTTGGAGGCAGAAATGTTCCGCGACAGGTAGTACATAATTGCATGAAGTGTTTTCGATCAAAACCAACCCCGATCGAACAATTTATGGGAGAGCTACCTCAAGCACGGGTCACCATTGCTAGAGCATTTTTAAGGACAGGTGTTGATTATTTTGGACCTGTTTTTATTCGTCCAGCACCCAGAAAACCGGCGGTGAAGGCTTATGTAGCAGTTTTTATCTGCCTTTGTACGAAGGCGGTACATCTGGAGCTGGTATCGGATTTATCCACGGAACGCTTTATCCAAGCCTTACGTCGTTTCACGGGTAGAAGAGGACATTGTTCCGACATTTTTTCCGACAATGGAACGAACTTCGTTGGAGCCCGAAATTACCTAAAAGAATTGACTAAGCTACTTCGCAGTAAACAACACCAAGAAGCCGTTTCCAAGCAATGTGCTAACGATCGTATTCAATGGCATTTCATCCCACCAGCAGCACCTCACTTCGGAGGACTTTGGGAAGCAGCTGTAAGGTCCGctaaaaaacatttgttgaaggtTCTTGGAGAGTTTGCTGTTTCGTTTGAGGACATGACCACGCTTTTGGTACAGGTAGAAAACTGTCTCAACTCTAGACCAATAACAGCTTTGACGGATGATCCAGATAACCTCGAACCTCTTACACCGGGACATTTCCTCATTGGCGAGCCTTTCCAACAGTTGCCAGAAAGGGATTACAGCGAGGTGCCCATTAATAGGTTGAACAATATCCATGGTTTACAGAAAAgacttcaacttttttgggacCGATGGAGAGTCGAATATTTAACACAGCTACAAGGACGTTTCAAGAGATGGAGATCGCCGATAGAAATCAAGGTTGGACAATTGGTGATCATCAAGGACGATAATGTAGCCCCGAGTCGTTGGAAGATGGGTCGAGTAGAGCAAGTGTATCCAGGAGCAGATGGAGTTGTAAGAGTCGTCACATTGAAGACAGTTACAGGATCATCTACGCGACCAGTGGAGAAACTTTGCCTTTTGCCTGCAGCGTATCAACCAGCTCTCAATCAAGCAAATGTCTTGGAAGGTCAAATCGATCAGTAG